The genomic interval GTGGCGCCGGTCCCGGCCTGTTCGGCCACCGCCTCGTGGAGCGCGGGGTCGAATGGCACGCCCTGGGGCCGGATCGGGGTGACGCCCTGCTTCTCGAGGATTCGAACGAGGCGGTCGTAGATCATCCCGATTCCAGAGAGGATCGACTCGCCTGCCTTTCCTTCCATCGCCTTCAAGGCGCGCTCGAAGTCGTCGAGCACGGGCAGGATTTCGCGCATCAGATCTTCCTGCGCGTAAATGACGGCGGCGTCCATTTCCTGGCGCCGCCGGCGATTCACGTTCTGCTGCTCGGCGAGCGCGCGGAGCAGCTCGTCCTCACGGGCGCGGAGCCGAGCCAGCTCGGCGATCGCCGGATCCGGCGCCTCGGCCTCGAGGCCGGGATCGGCGCGCTCCTGCTCCGCAGCTTCTTCACGTTTTCTTGCGTTCATCGTGCCTCCGCGAGGCGTTCCCCCACGTACGAGACGAGCGACACGAGCCGGCGGTACGGCATCCGCACCGGGCCCATGACGCCAAGAAGCCCCTGCACGCCGCGCGCCTCGACGCGCATCCCGACGATCGAGCAATTTCGGAGCGCGCCCGCGCCGTTCTCGCGCCCGATCGAGACCCGCGCTCGGCCGAATTCGGCGGTCGCCTCGAGGGCGCGCGCCATCGGCTCCCGCTCGGCCAGGAGCGAGACCAACGGCCGGAGGCTGGCCGGCGACTGGAATTCGGGCTGGGAGGCGATGTTGTCGGCGCCGTCGATCCGGACCGCGGGCGGCCCGGCGGCTTCCATGAGATGCGCGATCCGCTCGAGGAGATCCGCGGCGAGCGCGGCGCCGGCGGCTGCGCCGGCGGTGGGCGATTCCCGGCGTGCACGCGCCGCGAGCGCCGTCGCCTCTTCCGCGCCGCGGATCGGGAGCGCCTCCTGGATGCGTCTTTGGGCCTGTCGCAGGGTCGCGCCATCCGGCGGCCGCTCGGGCTTCCAGCTGGACGTGGCGACCCGGCCGGTGGTCTCCCGAAGCGCCAAGACCAAGAGACCACCCTCGAGCCCGACCACGTCGACCCGCTCCACGACCCGCTCGGCGCTGTCCTGGATCAGGACGAGCGCCAGCTGCCGGGACGCCCGCGCGAGGACATGCAGGATCTCCGCAGGAATCGGGTTGCCGGTCTCCGGGACAGGGCCGATCGCCTCGGAGACGGTGCGGCGGGTTGCCTTCGGGATCGGCTCGGGCCGCATCAGCTCGTCGACGTAATAGCGATAGCCCGCTTCCGTCGGGACGCGCCCGGCGGAGGTGTGGGGATGGCCGAGGAACCCGCGCTCTTCCAGCTGCTGCATCGCGTTCCGGATCGTGGCCGGCGAGATGCTGAGATGATAGGCCGCGCGGACATACTGCGACCCGACCGGTTCGGCTCGGGTCACGTGGCTCTCCACCACGAACGTCAGGATGCGGCGATGCCGCTCGTCGAGATCGGGTCGGGTCATGGCGTTGGGATCGATTGGCACTCACAGCTTGCAAGTGCCAATGACTAGAGGAAGCTACCAGCGGAGGCTGCGGGTGTCAAGCCGGCGCGGGCGGTGAGGGCGTCAAGCCGGGGCGGGTGTCAAGCCGGCGCGGGCGGTGCCTCGCTCATGCGGGCGAGGAGCTCGGCGGAAATCTCCTGAGCGAGGAGGAGGCCTCGATCGGTGGGCCGGACGCGGCCCGGCGGATCGAGGCGAACCGCGCCGGCGCTTGCCGCCCACTCGCTCCACCTCGTGGCGACCGGTCCCGCGAGCCGCGTGAGCTCGATCCGGCGAAGCCCCTGCGCGCGCCTGAGCCCGAGCATGATCCTCTCCTCGACCTCATCCCGCGGCGAGAGCGCCGCGCGGTCGTCCCGCGGGAGCGCCCCCTCCTCGACGCGCTCGTAATAGCGGGTCACGCCCTCCTCGTTTCTCCAGCGCTCCACGCCGTCGAACGAATGCGCGCCGGGCCCGAGCCCCAGGTAAGGACGGCGCGCCCAGTAGCCGGTGTTGTGCCGGGACTCGTAGCCGGGAAGCGCCCAGTTCGACACTTCGTAGTGGACGTACCCGGCGCAGCCCAGGACCGCGGCGATCTCCTCGTACCGCGCCGCCGCGACCTCATCGCCCGGCGCCTCGACGGCCCCGCGCGCGACCTTCGCCGAAAGGGGCGTCCCCTCTTCGACCTGGAGGCTGTATACCGAGACGTGCGGGACGCCGAGCTCCACGACCGTCTCGACGGCGCGGCGGACCCCCTCGGGCGTCTCACCGGGAACCGCGACCATGAGATCGATCGAGATGTTCGTGAACGCGGCTCTCCGCGCCCGCGCGATCGCGTCGAGCGCGGCGGCGGCGGAATGGATGCGGCCGAGCGCGCGGAGCACTCCCGGCTCGAGCGACTGGATTCCGAGGCTCAGGCGATCGACGCCGCCGCGGCGAAGGACCGCGAGCTTCTCGTCGGTCAGTCCCTCCGGGTTCGCCTCGGCGGTCCACTCGCGCACGCGGCTCAGATCGAACGCGTCGCCGATCCACGCCAAGAGCTCGCCGAGCGACTCGGGAGCCAGGGCGGTCGGCGTGCCCCCGCCGAAGAAAATCGTGCGCGGCCTTCCCCAGCGGCCGTCATCCTCGCGGGCCATTTCCCACTCGGCCCGGAGCGCGCGCAGAAGGCGCTCGGGCTCCGCCCGGTGGAGCGGCGCCTTCGCGAAAGCGCAGTAGGGGCAGAGGCTGCGGCAGTACGGCAGATGGAGGTAGAGCCCGTGTTCCACGATCATCCCACCGGGTGGAAGAGGCGGTTGAGGCGCGGCAGCCTACGGTCCGCGTCCCACGACCAGTAAAGGAACATCGCCTTCCCCTTCACGAGACTCCGCGGCAGCGCGCCCCAGAACCGGCTGTCGTGGCTGTTGTCGCGGTTGTCGCCCATCATGAACAGGTGCCCCTGCGGCACCTGGAACGGACCAAAATTGTCGCGGCGGCTTGTCTCGCGAGGCAGCACTCGCGGATCCTTGTGCACCGCGTACGGCTCCTCGCGCGGGCGTCCGTCCACGTAGAGCACCTTTTCCCGAATTTCCACGACCTGGCCGCCGACCGCGACGCAGCGCTTGATGAAATCGCGCGCGGGGTCGTCCGGATACCGGAACACGATGATGTCCCCCGGCTTCGGCTCCTGGATCGCCGGGAAGCGGTGATAGACGATCCGGTTTCCCCCAAATCCGATGTCGATCTCCGAGCCGTACACCATCTTGTTGACGAAGAGGAAGTCGCCCACGAGGAGCGTGTCCTCCATGGAACCGCTGGGAATCCGGAACGCCTGGATCACGAGGCCCCGGATCACGACCGTCAGGACGACCGCGAGGAGGATCGCCTCCACGTACTCGCGGACGGTCGATTTGATGCGCGCCTTGGCCCGCATCGTCGTGCCGGTCGTTGCAGTCGCCATGCTGGGTGTCCCCCTTTTCATCGTCGGCTCACCGCTCGACCCGGAGGACCGCGAGGAACGCCTCCTGGGGAATCCGGACGGTGCCGATCTGCTTCATTCGCTGTTTCCCCTCGCGTTGCTTCTCGAGGAGCTTTCGTTTGCGGGTGATGTCCCCGCCGTAGCACTTGGCGATCACGTTCTTGCGCAACGCGGAGATCGTCTCCCGCGCGATCACATTTCCGCCGATCGCCGCTTGGATCGCGATCGGAAACATCTGGCGCGGGATCAATTCTTTCAGCTTGAGGCAGATGTCGCGACCCCATTCGTACGCGCCCGCCCGGTTCACGATCACCGAGAGCGCGTCGACGGGATCGCCGTTCAGGACCACGTCCATCTTCACGAGATCGGCAGGCTTGTAGCCGGCCAGCTCGTAGTCGAGGGAGGCGTATCCGCGGCTCAACGACTTGAGCTTGTCGTAGAAGTCGAGGACGATCTCGCCGAGCGGAAGGTCGTAGGTCAGGTGCGCCCGGTCCTCGCTCGGGTATTGCATGCCCCCGAAGATACCGCGCCGGTCCTGCGCCAGCTTCATGATGTTGCCCACGTACTCGGTCGGGACGATGACCTGCGCGCGCACGTACGGCTCCTCGATCGACTCGATCTGGTTCGCGGGCGGCATCAGAGCCGGGTTCTCGACGACGGATAGCTCCCCGTTCGTGCGGAGCACGTGGTACTCGACGCTCGGCACCGTCGCGATCAGGTTGACGTCGTATTCGCGCGTGAGCCGCTCCTGGACGATCTCCATGTGGAGGAGCCCCAGAAATCCGCAGCGGAACCCGAAGCCGAGCGCGAGGGAGGTCTCGGGCTCGTACGTGAGCGACGCGTCGTTCAGCTGAAGCCGGGAGAGCGACTCCTTGAGCGACTCATAGCTCTCCGCCTCCATCGGGTAGAGACCCGAGAAGACCATCGGCTTGACCGGCCGGTAGCCCGGGAGCGCCGTCGGAGCGGGATCGTCCGCCGAGACGATCGTATCGCCCACCTTGGCGTCCGCCACGACCTTCACGTTCGCGATGACGTAGCCGACGTCGCCCGCCGTGAGCTCCTCCCGCGGCTCGAGCCCCAGCCGCAGCACGCCGACCTCGAGCACCTCGTAGTTCTTGTCCGTCGAAAGGAATCGGATCGCGTGACCCGGCCGGATGGTCCCGCGCGTGACGCGGACGTAGACGATCACGCCCCGGAACTGGTCGAAGACGGAGTCGAAGATCAGGGCCTGCAGCGTGCCGTCCCGCAGGTCGGCCGGCGGGGGGACCCGCGCGACGATCGCCTCGAGCACGCCCTCGATGTTCGTCCCCTCCTTGGCGGAAACCCGGATCACCTCCTCCGGTTCCACGTGGAGGAGCTGCGCCATCTCGAGCGCCACCTCGTCGGGCATGGCGGCGGGCATGTCCACCTTGTTGAGGACGGGGACGATCGTCAGGCGCTGGTCCTGGGCCAGATAGAGGTTCGAGATCGTCTGCGCCTGCACGCCCTGGGAGGCGTCGACGACCAGGATCGCCCCCTCGCAGGCGGCGAGGCTCCGCGACACCTCGTAGGTGAAGTCGACGTGTCCCGGGGTGTCGATGAGGTTGAGCTGGTAGGTCTTCCCGTCCTTCGCCAGATACGACATCGCGATCGCGTGCGACTTGATCGTGATTCCCTTCTCCCGCTCCAGGTCCATGTTGTCCAGCACCTGGTCTTTCATCTTCGACTTCGGGACGGTCTTGGTCTTTTCCAGAAGCCGGTCGGCCAGCGTGGACTTCCCGTGGTCGATGTGCGCGATGATGCAGAAATTCCGGACGGTCTCGCGACGTTTCATCGTGGCGAGATCAGAAGCGGACATGCACGGCGACGGCCAGACGCGCTTCGCCCTTGGTGTCGAGCCCCGGTCCCACCGCCGTGTCGCGTGGGGCCTCCTCGGGTCCGAAGTCGGTGTCGAAGCTCGCCAGGTGGGCGTCGACGTAAGCGTCGGCCATTTGGAGCAGGTGGACCGCGATGCCCCACCAGACGTAGTTCACTTTCAGGTTGTAGTGGCTGTCTTT from Candidatus Eisenbacteria bacterium carries:
- the hemW gene encoding radical SAM family heme chaperone HemW, whose product is MIVEHGLYLHLPYCRSLCPYCAFAKAPLHRAEPERLLRALRAEWEMAREDDGRWGRPRTIFFGGGTPTALAPESLGELLAWIGDAFDLSRVREWTAEANPEGLTDEKLAVLRRGGVDRLSLGIQSLEPGVLRALGRIHSAAAALDAIARARRAAFTNISIDLMVAVPGETPEGVRRAVETVVELGVPHVSVYSLQVEEGTPLSAKVARGAVEAPGDEVAAARYEEIAAVLGCAGYVHYEVSNWALPGYESRHNTGYWARRPYLGLGPGAHSFDGVERWRNEEGVTRYYERVEEGALPRDDRAALSPRDEVEERIMLGLRRAQGLRRIELTRLAGPVATRWSEWAASAGAVRLDPPGRVRPTDRGLLLAQEISAELLARMSEAPPAPA
- a CDS encoding nucleotide exchange factor GrpE, which gives rise to MNARKREEAAEQERADPGLEAEAPDPAIAELARLRAREDELLRALAEQQNVNRRRRQEMDAAVIYAQEDLMREILPVLDDFERALKAMEGKAGESILSGIGMIYDRLVRILEKQGVTPIRPQGVPFDPALHEAVAEQAGTGATPGTIVEVVQPGYRFRDRVLRHAKVIVAGPSGTAAPETTTPSGAPR
- the lepB gene encoding signal peptidase I — encoded protein: MRAKARIKSTVREYVEAILLAVVLTVVIRGLVIQAFRIPSGSMEDTLLVGDFLFVNKMVYGSEIDIGFGGNRIVYHRFPAIQEPKPGDIIVFRYPDDPARDFIKRCVAVGGQVVEIREKVLYVDGRPREEPYAVHKDPRVLPRETSRRDNFGPFQVPQGHLFMMGDNRDNSHDSRFWGALPRSLVKGKAMFLYWSWDADRRLPRLNRLFHPVG
- the hrcA gene encoding heat-inducible transcription repressor HrcA, producing the protein MTRPDLDERHRRILTFVVESHVTRAEPVGSQYVRAAYHLSISPATIRNAMQQLEERGFLGHPHTSAGRVPTEAGYRYYVDELMRPEPIPKATRRTVSEAIGPVPETGNPIPAEILHVLARASRQLALVLIQDSAERVVERVDVVGLEGGLLVLALRETTGRVATSSWKPERPPDGATLRQAQRRIQEALPIRGAEEATALAARARRESPTAGAAAGAALAADLLERIAHLMEAAGPPAVRIDGADNIASQPEFQSPASLRPLVSLLAEREPMARALEATAEFGRARVSIGRENGAGALRNCSIVGMRVEARGVQGLLGVMGPVRMPYRRLVSLVSYVGERLAEAR
- the lepA gene encoding elongation factor 4; protein product: MSASDLATMKRRETVRNFCIIAHIDHGKSTLADRLLEKTKTVPKSKMKDQVLDNMDLEREKGITIKSHAIAMSYLAKDGKTYQLNLIDTPGHVDFTYEVSRSLAACEGAILVVDASQGVQAQTISNLYLAQDQRLTIVPVLNKVDMPAAMPDEVALEMAQLLHVEPEEVIRVSAKEGTNIEGVLEAIVARVPPPADLRDGTLQALIFDSVFDQFRGVIVYVRVTRGTIRPGHAIRFLSTDKNYEVLEVGVLRLGLEPREELTAGDVGYVIANVKVVADAKVGDTIVSADDPAPTALPGYRPVKPMVFSGLYPMEAESYESLKESLSRLQLNDASLTYEPETSLALGFGFRCGFLGLLHMEIVQERLTREYDVNLIATVPSVEYHVLRTNGELSVVENPALMPPANQIESIEEPYVRAQVIVPTEYVGNIMKLAQDRRGIFGGMQYPSEDRAHLTYDLPLGEIVLDFYDKLKSLSRGYASLDYELAGYKPADLVKMDVVLNGDPVDALSVIVNRAGAYEWGRDICLKLKELIPRQMFPIAIQAAIGGNVIARETISALRKNVIAKCYGGDITRKRKLLEKQREGKQRMKQIGTVRIPQEAFLAVLRVER